DNA from Aggregatimonas sangjinii:
CAAACGGCTCATCAAAATAATCGGTAAAGTTATCGATGAGGCTTAGACTTTCCCTGTAATCGCATTCGATAACGTGGTGGTCGGTTTTCAAATGATCGGCTACCTGTTGGGCAAAGCCGCTTTCATCGAATCTTTTCTCATTGAACTTTATAGAAAATGTCTTTACCGAATTCGAAGCTCCGGCTACAGCCGTAGCGGCAATTAGCGAGGAGTCTACGCCACCTGAAAGAAACACTCCTACGGGCACTTCGGCATACATTCTCAAATCGACAGCATCTTTAAGTATGCTGTTCAATTCCTCGGAGGCCTCTTCGTAACTTCCGAGAAACGGACTGCTGACGTTGGTTTCGATATCCCAATATTTCGTATCCTGCAACTTGCCTGTCTTGATATCGAACTCGAAGTAGTGCCCTGCCCTTAATTTGGTTATCTCGTTGAATATACAGATGGGATCGGGTATGTTTCCCCATTTAAGGTATTCGAGTATGGCTTTTTTCGATATGCTCAGATTGGGATTATACAGTTTAATGGGCGATAGTTGGCTCGCAAATTCAAAATCGGTGCCACTGTGATAATAGTAGAAAGGTTTTTGTCCTAAACGATCCCTGGAACCAAAAAGAACTTGTTTTTCCAGGTCAACTATTACGAAGGCGAACATTCCGTTAAAGTGGTTAAGGCAGTCATTCCCATAGTGAAGGTAAGCCGCACAGATGACCTCCGTATCACTGGACGTTTTAAAAACATATCCCTCACTTTGTAGTGAAGCTCGAAGTTCTTTGTAATTATAGATTTCGCCATTGAAGACGATTTCCACCTTATTTTCATAGGAAAAAGGTTGATTGGACCTTGGGTCTAAATCGATTATGGCAAGTCTGTTGTGGCCTAGGGTTACTTGGCCATTGGCTACCGGAACAGCTTTCCATGCGAGTTGGTCGGGACCCCTGAAATTCGTGCTTTTCAGTTTTTCTTCAACTTGCTTATCGTTATATTTAATCGTTGTTCCGTAGATTCCGCACATTTGATGGCTAAATTTTATTGATTATTTTGAGGTCGATGAGCACGGTTGATTATGCAAAACATGTTGTGGATTTCATTGCCAAAAAAGCGGAAGATCATATCCTTAATCTAAACTCTTTTTAACTTAAAATAGTATGTAGATCGTCCTGAATAAATTATTTGCAACAAGTGCGTAATCACTTAATTTTCGATTAAAAACTCTCGCTGGGGGATATCATCCAATTGTTCCGCTTTGAGCTCCTTTGCCAGGCGTATTTGATGAAATATCCATAGTGCGAGCAGTATCATAAAATCCATGGTGAAAAAATTATGAAAGGTTAGCATAAACAGGGCAAAAGCGATACCCTGCATAATAAGAAAGGGTTTCTGCTTGAACAGTTTTACTCCCATAACTAGAAAATAGATATTCATTGTCAAAAAGACTACGAAGGGAAATAGACCAGCTTCCCCCAGAATGAGGAGGTAGGCATTGTGCACGCTTACAGGACTGAACCCGGTACTTTGAAAAGAATTATACCCGTTTCCAAAAAAGGGTTTATCCGCTATGTACGGATAGTAAATCGCCCATGTTTCGGTCCTGGAAGCCTCGTTCGCATTTTGTAGTGATCCCTGTTCTTGGTTGACCACTGCCGTGAACAAATTGAGACGTGTCGTATTTAATTTGAACAACGAACCAAAAATGGGTAGTAAAACGAGCAAACCGAACCCCGCGGCCAAAATTCTAACATTTTTAACGCTTATTCGCATAGAGATCAGATTGATTAGCACCCAAATAATCAAAAAGGTTCTTGAAAAGGTGATAATACCGCAAATGGTAATCACTACCTGGAAAAGTGTTCTGATGTAAAATTTCTTGACATTAAAAGTAAGAGTATAGGCCAAAATCGCAACAAAACCTCCAAGATTGGCATTGATATAAAGTCCCCCGTATCTTCCATAACTTGTGGAGAAAAAGGCGGCCTCCACAATAATGGATAGGGTTCCGATAATTAAAAAGAATAACAGTTCGTTAATTTTGATGTGTTTTACAA
Protein-coding regions in this window:
- the asnB gene encoding asparagine synthase (glutamine-hydrolyzing), which codes for MCGIYGTTIKYNDKQVEEKLKSTNFRGPDQLAWKAVPVANGQVTLGHNRLAIIDLDPRSNQPFSYENKVEIVFNGEIYNYKELRASLQSEGYVFKTSSDTEVICAAYLHYGNDCLNHFNGMFAFVIVDLEKQVLFGSRDRLGQKPFYYYHSGTDFEFASQLSPIKLYNPNLSISKKAILEYLKWGNIPDPICIFNEITKLRAGHYFEFDIKTGKLQDTKYWDIETNVSSPFLGSYEEASEELNSILKDAVDLRMYAEVPVGVFLSGGVDSSLIAATAVAGASNSVKTFSIKFNEKRFDESGFAQQVADHLKTDHHVIECDYRESLSLIDNFTDYFDEPFGDSSAIPQMLLAKHTRKKVTVALSGDAGDEIFLGYERYTHLKDRRAIFSIPYPMRKAMAGILKTLPNQRAKTIAKGFGFKTIEHFYVGLLTDIDLSWIDHDWSDEPIIDKEYLFHNDKNLYERISDYDLKTYLNSEINTKVDRASMAFSLEARSPLMDYRIVEFANKLPTDFKFQNDTKKRILKDILYTYVPKKIFDRPKAGFTVPFQEWFRGELKELVLSELDNDGLSSIPGLHVDKVAHKIKQHMNGSWNNYPLIWNLLVLKQWLNKYAVGLPTK
- a CDS encoding O-antigen ligase family protein, with the protein product MKVLKYAILTLTFLNIPTAFFFGGNQAIGSVLSYLTYGLLLVFLIVHKGGKPNVWLLLLGLSYFLISGVNLYSGIESDFFITLIKYLIAIFAGSVFVKHIKINELLFFLIIGTLSIIVEAAFFSTSYGRYGGLYINANLGGFVAILAYTLTFNVKKFYIRTLFQVVITICGIITFSRTFLIIWVLINLISMRISVKNVRILAAGFGLLVLLPIFGSLFKLNTTRLNLFTAVVNQEQGSLQNANEASRTETWAIYYPYIADKPFFGNGYNSFQSTGFSPVSVHNAYLLILGEAGLFPFVVFLTMNIYFLVMGVKLFKQKPFLIMQGIAFALFMLTFHNFFTMDFMILLALWIFHQIRLAKELKAEQLDDIPQREFLIEN